The following are from one region of the Gammaproteobacteria bacterium genome:
- the cysG gene encoding siroheme synthase CysG, which yields MDFLPVFLNIKNQPCLVAGGGEIAMRKVGLLLRAGARVTVVSPLLNDALTELRVAGKIQHRAAHFQESDLAGTALAIAATDDIAVNQLISESAKQRGIPVNVVDQPELCSFILPSIIDRSPVIAAISTGGASPVLARLLRARLETLIPASYGRLAELAARFRDPVKQRFENTTQRRRFWEKIFQGPVAEMVYNGRDDEAAAAIQTALEDASNTDSLECGEVYLVGAGPGDPDLLTFRALRLMQQADVVLYDRLVTPEILDLVRREAERIYVGKKRAYHTLRQEEINQELVRLAKEGKRVLRLKGGDPFIFGRGGEEIETLAEEGIQFQIVPGITAASGCASYAGIPLTHRDYAQSVVFVTGHLKNGSMDLNWANLVQPQQTVVIYMGLAGLDILCRELINHGMPADRPIALIQQGTTPRQRVIIGTLETLPGIVATTEVHAPTLLIVGEVVMLRDKLAWFETSKSERKAM from the coding sequence GTGGATTTTCTGCCGGTATTTCTCAATATAAAAAATCAGCCATGCCTGGTAGCTGGCGGTGGCGAAATAGCCATGCGCAAGGTTGGCCTGCTGCTGCGCGCCGGAGCGCGGGTAACCGTGGTATCGCCGCTGTTGAATGATGCGCTGACCGAGTTGCGCGTTGCGGGGAAAATCCAGCACCGCGCCGCCCATTTTCAAGAATCTGATTTGGCCGGTACGGCACTGGCTATCGCAGCAACGGATGACATCGCTGTCAATCAACTGATTTCCGAATCAGCCAAACAGCGCGGCATTCCCGTCAATGTGGTCGATCAACCGGAGCTATGCAGCTTCATCCTCCCCTCCATCATCGACCGCTCGCCGGTCATCGCCGCAATCTCCACCGGCGGCGCGTCCCCCGTGCTGGCGCGGCTGTTGCGCGCACGGCTGGAGACGCTGATACCGGCATCGTACGGGCGACTGGCCGAACTGGCGGCACGTTTCCGCGACCCAGTAAAACAGCGCTTTGAAAACACCACACAACGCCGCCGTTTTTGGGAAAAGATTTTCCAAGGCCCGGTTGCCGAAATGGTATACAACGGCCGTGACGATGAGGCCGCCGCCGCCATCCAGACGGCATTGGAAGACGCATCAAACACAGACTCCCTGGAATGCGGTGAAGTCTATCTGGTCGGTGCCGGCCCCGGCGATCCCGACCTGCTTACCTTCCGCGCCCTGCGCCTGATGCAGCAGGCCGATGTCGTACTCTACGACCGTCTGGTGACACCGGAAATATTAGACCTGGTTCGGCGCGAAGCCGAACGTATCTACGTCGGAAAAAAACGCGCCTATCACACCCTGCGACAAGAAGAAATCAATCAGGAATTAGTCCGTCTCGCCAAAGAAGGCAAGCGCGTGCTGCGTTTGAAAGGCGGCGACCCCTTCATCTTCGGGCGCGGTGGCGAAGAGATTGAAACCCTCGCCGAAGAAGGCATCCAATTCCAGATCGTCCCCGGCATCACCGCCGCCTCCGGCTGCGCCAGCTACGCCGGCATTCCCCTCACCCACCGCGATTACGCGCAATCCGTGGTGTTCGTCACTGGACACCTCAAGAATGGTTCGATGGACCTCAACTGGGCGAATCTGGTGCAACCCCAACAGACCGTCGTGATCTACATGGGGCTGGCAGGCCTGGATATTTTATGCAGGGAATTAATCAATCACGGCATGCCCGCAGACAGACCCATCGCCCTGATACAACAAGGCACCACTCCTCGCCAGCGTGTCATCATCGGCACACTGGAAACTCTGCCAGGCATAGTCGCCACGACTGAGGTGCATGCGCCCACCTTGCTGATCGTGGGAGAGGTTGTGATGTTGCGGGATAAATTAGCGTGGTTTGAAACCAGCAAGTCTGAGCGAAAAGCGATGTAA
- the serS gene encoding serine--tRNA ligase, giving the protein MLDPKLLRSELEETARQLARRGMALDTQKIATLESKRKELQVLTQNLQNERNTSAKAIGKAKATGEDTAPLLAAVADLGDRLKEAEAQLEQVQQEFNAILLGIPNIPHASVPNGRDENENVEVRRWGTPSHFDFEPKDHVDLGAANGLLDFETAAKITGARFSVMYGPLARLHRALIQFMLDLHTQQHGYTETYVPYLVNADSLRGTGQLPKFEEDLFKIPRTKFEMQEGAAQRALEGKIYQRGSFTPKEENWYLIPTAEVPVTNIVRDVIIEADYMPRKYVCHTPCFRSEAGSYGKDTRGMIRQHQFEKVELVQIVRPEDSCAAHEQLTTHAETVLQKLGLPYRVMVLCTGDMGFASTKTYDLEVWLPGQGKYREISSCSNFGDFQARRLQARWRNPATGKPELVHTLNGSGLAVGRTLVAIMENYQDKDGRIRIPDALQPYMGDVTMIG; this is encoded by the coding sequence ATGCTGGACCCAAAATTATTGCGCAGCGAACTGGAAGAAACCGCTCGCCAACTGGCACGGCGCGGTATGGCGCTGGATACCCAAAAAATTGCCACCCTGGAGAGCAAGCGCAAGGAATTGCAGGTGCTCACGCAAAACCTGCAAAACGAACGCAACACCAGCGCCAAGGCCATAGGCAAGGCCAAGGCAACGGGCGAGGATACCGCGCCGCTGCTAGCCGCAGTGGCAGATCTGGGGGACAGGCTCAAAGAAGCCGAAGCGCAGCTTGAACAGGTTCAGCAAGAATTCAATGCGATTTTACTAGGCATTCCGAATATTCCCCACGCCAGCGTGCCCAACGGCCGCGACGAAAACGAGAATGTGGAAGTACGCCGCTGGGGCACCCCATCACACTTTGATTTCGAACCAAAAGACCACGTCGATCTGGGCGCTGCAAACGGCCTGCTGGATTTTGAAACCGCAGCCAAGATCACCGGTGCCCGCTTTTCGGTGATGTATGGTCCCCTGGCGCGCCTGCACCGCGCCCTGATTCAGTTCATGCTCGACCTGCACACCCAGCAACACGGCTATACGGAAACCTATGTACCCTATCTGGTCAACGCCGACAGCCTGCGCGGCACTGGGCAATTGCCCAAGTTCGAGGAAGACTTGTTCAAAATCCCGAGGACAAAATTCGAAATGCAAGAGGGGGCGGCCCAACGAGCATTGGAGGGAAAAATTTATCAAAGGGGGTCGTTTACACCGAAAGAGGAAAACTGGTACCTCATCCCCACCGCTGAAGTGCCTGTCACCAACATTGTGCGCGATGTCATCATCGAGGCAGACTACATGCCTCGCAAGTACGTGTGTCACACGCCCTGTTTCCGCAGCGAGGCCGGCTCCTACGGCAAGGACACGCGCGGCATGATCCGCCAGCATCAATTCGAAAAGGTGGAATTGGTGCAGATCGTGCGCCCCGAAGACTCCTGCGCGGCGCATGAACAGCTCACCACTCACGCCGAAACGGTACTGCAAAAACTCGGCCTGCCCTACCGCGTCATGGTGCTATGCACAGGCGACATGGGCTTTGCCTCCACCAAAACGTATGACCTGGAAGTCTGGTTGCCCGGCCAGGGCAAATACCGCGAGATTTCCTCGTGCAGCAACTTCGGAGACTTCCAGGCGCGCCGCCTCCAGGCCCGCTGGCGCAACCCCGCTACCGGCAAACCCGAACTGGTGCATACACTCAACGGTTCGGGACTGGCGGTGGGCCGCACGCTGGTAGCCATCATGGAGAACTATCAGGACAAGGATGGGCGCATCCGCATTCCTGATGCGCTACAGCCTTACATGGGTGATGTGACGATGATTGGATAA
- a CDS encoding DUF190 domain-containing protein: MKTIEVVMVRVYLMEHESHLNTLLKRLHDWGKVRGVTVFRGIAGYGESGTYTSALVDMSLNLPLVVEFFEEPEKAAEILDYLNDVIKPGHVVSWPAKLSVKEE, encoded by the coding sequence ATGAAAACTATCGAAGTCGTCATGGTTCGCGTATACCTCATGGAACATGAAAGCCACTTGAACACCCTGCTCAAGCGCTTGCACGACTGGGGCAAGGTCCGTGGCGTAACCGTATTTCGCGGCATCGCCGGTTACGGAGAGTCGGGGACATACACATCTGCCTTGGTGGATATGTCGCTGAATTTACCGCTGGTCGTCGAATTTTTCGAGGAGCCTGAAAAGGCTGCGGAGATACTGGACTACTTGAATGATGTTATCAAGCCGGGCCACGTTGTGAGCTGGCCCGCAAAATTGAGCGTAAAGGAAGAATAA
- the crcB gene encoding fluoride efflux transporter CrcB yields the protein MNQIFLIAAGGAVGSVLRFLMSTGVHGILGRAFPYGTLAVNVVGSFIMGLLYVLLIDRFNMSGEWRAALLVGLLGGFTTFSSFSIETVNLLEAGETVKALLNILLSVGVCITVTWLGIIIGRQV from the coding sequence TTGAACCAGATTTTCCTGATCGCCGCAGGCGGTGCCGTGGGTTCCGTGCTGCGCTTTTTGATGTCCACCGGCGTGCATGGCATCCTTGGGCGCGCCTTTCCGTATGGAACGCTGGCAGTCAATGTGGTGGGGTCCTTCATCATGGGGCTGCTTTACGTCCTGTTGATTGACAGATTCAATATGAGCGGGGAATGGCGTGCAGCATTGCTGGTGGGATTGCTCGGTGGCTTCACCACCTTCTCCAGCTTTTCCATTGAAACAGTTAATTTGCTTGAGGCAGGTGAAACAGTAAAAGCGCTGCTGAATATTCTGCTAAGTGTCGGCGTGTGCATCACCGTCACATGGCTGGGCATCATTATCGGGAGGCAGGTATGA
- a CDS encoding replication-associated recombination protein A, translating to MRPTRLEDFSGQTHLLGPGKPLRLAIETDRLHSMVFWGPPGTGKTTLARLIAQHAQAQFISVSAVLAGVKEIRAAVDKAQQARAEHDQGTVLFVDEVHRFNKAQQDAFLPYVEDGTFIFIGATTENPSFELNNALLSRARVYVLKSLQPVDIRHIIDRALADMERGLGARPLDIPGDLRNRMAETADGDARRALNFLEMVTDLAQPQNGREVVTEELLDEVLSGGVRRFDKGGEYFYDQISALHKSVRGSAPDAALYWLARMLDGGCDPLYLARRIARIASEDIGNADPRALQLALNAWDVQERLGSPEGELALGQAVVYLACAPKSNAVYKAFNAAMDDARKLGTLEVPLHLRNAPTRLMKGMGYGGGYRYAHDEGQGYAAGEKYFPEEMGEKRYYHPVARGLEIKIAEKLSHLRKLDKDSGK from the coding sequence ATGCGGCCCACGCGGCTGGAGGACTTTTCCGGCCAGACGCACCTGCTCGGGCCGGGCAAGCCGCTACGGCTGGCGATTGAAACTGACCGGCTCCATTCCATGGTGTTTTGGGGTCCGCCGGGCACCGGTAAGACCACACTGGCGCGGCTCATCGCACAGCACGCCCAGGCCCAATTTATCAGTGTCTCCGCCGTACTGGCGGGAGTGAAGGAGATCCGTGCCGCCGTGGACAAGGCGCAGCAGGCGCGCGCCGAGCACGATCAAGGCACGGTGTTGTTCGTGGACGAAGTGCATCGCTTCAACAAGGCGCAGCAGGACGCGTTTCTCCCCTACGTTGAGGACGGCACGTTCATCTTCATCGGTGCCACCACCGAAAATCCCTCGTTCGAACTCAATAACGCATTGCTGTCGCGTGCGCGTGTCTATGTGCTCAAAAGCCTGCAACCCGTGGATATCCGCCATATCATTGACCGTGCCTTGGCAGACATGGAGCGTGGCTTGGGCGCCCGTCCACTCGACATCCCCGGTGATCTGCGCAACCGGATGGCGGAGACGGCCGATGGTGATGCGCGCCGCGCCCTGAATTTTCTGGAAATGGTGACAGACCTCGCCCAGCCACAAAATGGGCGCGAGGTGGTGACGGAAGAGCTGCTCGACGAAGTGTTATCGGGCGGCGTGCGCCGGTTTGATAAAGGCGGCGAATATTTTTATGATCAGATATCGGCCCTGCACAAATCAGTGCGCGGCTCCGCACCTGATGCGGCGCTGTACTGGCTGGCGCGGATGCTCGATGGCGGCTGCGATCCGCTGTATCTGGCGCGGCGCATCGCGCGCATCGCCAGCGAGGACATCGGCAATGCCGACCCGCGCGCCCTGCAACTGGCACTGAATGCCTGGGACGTACAGGAACGGCTCGGCAGCCCCGAAGGCGAGCTGGCGCTGGGTCAGGCGGTGGTTTATCTGGCCTGTGCGCCCAAAAGCAACGCCGTGTATAAGGCATTCAACGCCGCAATGGATGATGCACGTAAACTTGGCACACTAGAGGTACCGTTACACCTGCGAAACGCCCCGACCCGGCTTATGAAAGGTATGGGCTATGGTGGCGGCTACCGCTACGCGCATGACGAGGGGCAAGGTTACGCGGCGGGCGAGAAATACTTTCCTGAGGAAATGGGCGAAAAAAGATATTATCATCCCGTGGCACGCGGCCTGGAGATCAAAATCGCGGAAAAACTGTCTCACTTGAGGAAGCTGGATAAAGACAGCGGAAAGTAG
- a CDS encoding bifunctional aldolase/short-chain dehydrogenase yields MNSLWNDQEASEYVGDLGLRVYTSRLLGRDTTLVLHGGGNTSVKITEKNILGEDETLLYVKGSGWDLETIEAAGFSPVRLDHMLALAKLDTLSDPQMVNELVTHMTRASAPTPSVETILHATLPYKYVDHTHADAIVTLTNTVAGLNRVKRIYGNSVVIVPYIMPGFDLARLCAQAFAEQAHKDTLGMILMNHGIFTFGSTAKIAYERMISLVTRAEQYLVRRRAWNLPAPIVGISNKPQRLEIANLRRDISAVAGFPVILATDSDPRSLAFARRDDVAVISQQGPATPDHVIRTKRLPCLGRDVDAYAAAYKAYFDEYAPTAKEPKTMLDPAPRVILDPELGLCAVGRTAKDAAIVKDIYQHTIEVILRATALGGWQALPAKDIFDMEYWDLEQAKLRKSGKPPLFTGEIALVTGAASGIGKACVDALLARGAAVIGMDVNPAITQLYKCPDFLGMVCDVTDEAEIASALETGVRAFGGLDMLILNAGIFPPGRRIDALPTEEWRKVMSINLDANLVLMRETHPLLKHAPKGGRVVIIGSKNVPAPGPGAAAYSASKAALNQLARVAALEWGKDGIRINSLHPNAVFDTGIWTVEVLQARARHYGLSVEEYKRNNVLGVEVTSRDVAELAAEMCGPLFAKTTAAQVPVDGGSERVI; encoded by the coding sequence ATGAACAGTCTGTGGAATGACCAGGAAGCCAGCGAGTATGTTGGAGATCTCGGCCTGCGCGTATATACCTCGCGTCTGTTGGGGCGCGATACCACGCTGGTGCTGCACGGCGGCGGCAATACTTCGGTGAAGATCACTGAAAAAAATATCCTCGGTGAAGATGAAACCCTGCTTTATGTGAAGGGCAGCGGCTGGGATCTGGAGACTATCGAGGCTGCCGGTTTTTCACCGGTGCGTTTGGATCATATGCTGGCATTGGCCAAACTCGATACGCTCTCTGATCCGCAGATGGTGAACGAGTTGGTGACGCACATGACGCGCGCTTCCGCGCCCACGCCGTCGGTCGAGACTATCCTGCACGCCACCTTGCCGTATAAGTACGTCGACCATACCCATGCCGACGCCATTGTGACCTTGACTAACACGGTGGCTGGTCTGAATCGCGTCAAAAGGATCTATGGCAATTCAGTTGTGATCGTTCCCTATATCATGCCCGGCTTCGATCTTGCCCGCTTGTGCGCGCAGGCATTCGCCGAGCAGGCTCATAAAGATACCTTGGGCATGATTCTCATGAATCACGGGATATTTACCTTCGGGTCGACTGCGAAGATTGCCTATGAACGCATGATTAGCCTTGTGACGCGTGCCGAGCAGTATCTGGTGCGGCGTCGCGCCTGGAATCTGCCAGCGCCTATCGTTGGAATCTCCAACAAACCGCAACGTCTGGAGATTGCGAACTTGCGCCGCGATATTTCTGCCGTGGCAGGATTTCCTGTGATACTTGCCACCGATTCGGATCCACGCAGCCTGGCCTTTGCGCGCCGCGACGATGTTGCGGTGATCTCACAGCAAGGTCCGGCCACGCCGGATCACGTGATCCGCACCAAGCGCCTGCCCTGTTTGGGGCGGGATGTCGATGCCTACGCCGCCGCCTATAAGGCTTATTTTGACGAATACGCGCCGACCGCGAAAGAACCCAAGACCATGCTTGATCCCGCGCCCAGGGTCATACTCGATCCCGAGCTGGGACTGTGCGCAGTGGGGCGCACCGCCAAGGATGCCGCCATCGTCAAGGACATCTACCAGCACACCATTGAGGTCATTCTGCGCGCAACGGCATTGGGTGGTTGGCAAGCGCTGCCCGCCAAGGACATCTTCGACATGGAATACTGGGATCTTGAGCAGGCCAAGCTGCGCAAGAGCGGCAAGCCACCGCTGTTTACCGGCGAGATTGCGCTGGTCACCGGCGCGGCGTCCGGTATTGGCAAGGCCTGTGTGGATGCCCTGCTGGCACGCGGCGCGGCGGTGATTGGGATGGATGTCAATCCGGCCATCACGCAGCTATATAAGTGTCCCGACTTTCTCGGCATGGTCTGCGATGTCACCGATGAGGCAGAGATTGCCAGCGCCCTGGAAACCGGTGTTCGTGCCTTTGGCGGCCTGGATATGCTGATTCTCAACGCCGGCATCTTCCCGCCGGGACGCAGAATTGATGCTTTACCTACGGAGGAATGGCGCAAAGTAATGAGCATCAACCTGGATGCCAACCTGGTACTGATGCGCGAAACCCATCCACTGCTCAAGCATGCGCCCAAAGGGGGGAGGGTGGTGATTATCGGTTCGAAAAACGTCCCCGCGCCTGGCCCCGGCGCCGCTGCCTATTCCGCCTCGAAGGCGGCCTTGAATCAGCTTGCGCGGGTTGCTGCCCTGGAATGGGGTAAAGACGGTATTCGCATCAACTCCCTGCATCCCAATGCCGTATTCGACACTGGTATCTGGACCGTCGAAGTGTTGCAAGCCCGCGCCAGGCACTACGGCTTGAGTGTTGAAGAATATAAACGCAACAACGTGCTGGGCGTAGAAGTCACCAGCCGCGACGTCGCCGAACTCGCCGCCGAAATGTGCGGGCCGTTGTTCGCCAAGACCACGGCCGCGCAGGTGCCGGTGGATGGGGGGAGTGAACGGGTGATTTGA
- a CDS encoding PQQ-dependent sugar dehydrogenase codes for MNNIFFRLKTLVFLTVMALNISLPTSANGANELTNPIPASIPAGAMVKLEMVASGMVAPNWGTAAPGDDDRLFVVDQTGILWAVDLESGDKTVFANLSALLVPLGVGGPGTFDERGFLGLAFHPNYQNNGLLYTYTSELASGGEPDFPVPFGAGANNHIVVSEWRVPNPHDRASVVDPGSRRVLMRIGDPQFNHNAGALNFGKDMKLYIAVGDGGAADDQGAGHSPRGNGQDLSNLLGKILRIDPLGNNAPNHQYGIPADNPFLAAGAPPTGGAAGCADGACDEIYAFGFRNPFRFTFDAATGDMYAADVGQNDIEELDVVVAGGNYGWPVKEGSFCFDANGTNPGFVTDAKPCANEPPMLIDPVAEYDHDEGISIIGGFVYRGNKVPELMNRYVFGDYARRFGGNNGRLFYLDKRNIVRGENMKKSSISELRIYGQDGLGMSLLGFGTDAKGEIYVMANMTGVPSGETGVVMRIDSLARNKQTRNFRTRLIGAEQVPVAIDTQAKGHAHFQLSQDGTELKVQVVVSNIKDVIGAHIHRAPAGANGPIVASFIPDTAGFLSGGPFVANPINTQGVLVRGTITATDLVGPLAGMRMKALVDAMRSGNTYFNVHTTEHRGGEIRGQID; via the coding sequence ATGAACAACATATTTTTTCGGTTGAAAACTCTTGTTTTCCTGACTGTAATGGCGCTGAATATTTCCCTGCCGACCTCAGCCAACGGCGCTAACGAACTGACCAACCCGATTCCTGCATCCATCCCGGCCGGTGCCATGGTCAAGCTGGAAATGGTCGCCAGTGGTATGGTTGCACCTAACTGGGGTACGGCCGCGCCGGGCGACGATGATCGACTCTTTGTGGTCGATCAAACGGGCATCCTATGGGCGGTTGATCTCGAATCGGGCGACAAGACTGTGTTCGCCAATCTCAGCGCCTTACTGGTGCCTCTGGGTGTCGGTGGTCCTGGCACCTTTGACGAGCGTGGCTTTTTGGGCCTGGCATTCCATCCCAACTATCAAAATAACGGCCTCCTCTATACCTACACCTCGGAACTCGCCAGCGGCGGCGAGCCGGATTTTCCCGTACCCTTCGGCGCGGGCGCCAATAACCACATTGTGGTTAGCGAGTGGCGCGTGCCTAACCCACATGATCGCGCGTCCGTGGTCGATCCGGGCAGCCGACGCGTGCTAATGCGTATCGGAGACCCCCAGTTCAATCACAATGCGGGGGCGCTTAACTTCGGCAAGGATATGAAGCTATATATCGCCGTGGGTGATGGCGGTGCGGCCGACGACCAAGGCGCGGGTCACAGCCCTAGGGGGAATGGGCAGGATCTCAGCAACCTCCTCGGAAAGATATTGCGCATCGATCCCTTGGGAAACAATGCGCCCAACCATCAATATGGCATTCCTGCCGACAACCCGTTCTTAGCCGCTGGTGCTCCGCCGACTGGCGGTGCGGCTGGCTGCGCGGATGGTGCCTGTGACGAAATATACGCCTTTGGTTTCCGTAATCCGTTCCGCTTTACCTTCGATGCCGCAACGGGTGATATGTACGCCGCCGACGTGGGACAGAACGATATCGAAGAACTGGATGTCGTCGTGGCGGGCGGCAACTACGGCTGGCCTGTCAAGGAAGGTTCCTTCTGCTTCGATGCCAATGGTACCAATCCCGGCTTCGTCACCGATGCAAAGCCTTGCGCCAATGAGCCGCCCATGTTGATCGATCCCGTCGCCGAGTACGACCACGATGAAGGCATTTCCATCATTGGCGGTTTTGTCTATCGCGGCAACAAAGTCCCGGAACTGATGAATCGTTATGTTTTCGGTGATTACGCCCGCAGGTTTGGCGGCAACAACGGCAGGCTGTTCTATCTCGATAAACGCAATATCGTTCGCGGAGAGAACATGAAGAAAAGTTCGATCTCTGAACTGCGCATCTACGGTCAGGACGGGCTGGGAATGTCGCTGCTCGGCTTCGGAACAGACGCTAAGGGCGAGATTTACGTGATGGCCAACATGACGGGGGTACCCTCCGGCGAGACGGGGGTCGTCATGCGGATAGATTCGCTGGCGCGCAACAAGCAAACACGTAATTTCAGGACCCGTCTCATCGGCGCTGAACAGGTGCCGGTAGCGATCGACACCCAAGCCAAAGGGCACGCACACTTTCAGCTCAGCCAAGATGGTACTGAGCTCAAGGTCCAAGTGGTTGTCAGCAATATCAAGGACGTGATCGGCGCCCACATCCATAGGGCGCCGGCAGGTGCCAACGGACCGATCGTCGCGAGCTTTATTCCGGACACCGCAGGTTTTCTGAGTGGTGGACCGTTTGTTGCCAACCCGATTAACACCCAGGGGGTACTCGTACGCGGCACCATCACCGCGACTGACTTGGTTGGCCCCCTAGCCGGTATGCGGATGAAGGCGTTGGTCGATGCCATGCGCAGCGGCAATACCTATTTCAATGTCCACACCACCGAGCATCGCGGGGGGGAAATTCGCGGGCAGATCGACTAG
- the fnr gene encoding fumarate/nitrate reduction transcriptional regulator Fnr yields MPLQSIPIKVSLPHLKASCSTCSLYELCLPLGLKPDDVDFLDQIVNSRRKYRRGEHLYRAGDPFHSLFVIKSGFFKVFDLDAEGQEKTTGFYMAGELLGIEAISANRFNYNAMALEDCAVCEIPFHDLEKLSITIPALSHQLHRLMSREIIAEQKHILMLGTMKAIQRLAAFLCNLSQRFGARGYSPTHFYLRMSREEIGSYLGLSIETISRLLSKFQEEGLISVHSRDIEIRDLAGLKALVANPA; encoded by the coding sequence ATGCCACTGCAATCTATCCCCATCAAGGTCAGCCTGCCCCATCTCAAGGCATCCTGCAGCACATGCAGCCTGTATGAACTGTGCCTTCCCTTGGGCCTGAAACCGGACGATGTCGACTTCCTGGATCAAATCGTCAACAGCCGCCGCAAATACCGGCGCGGCGAGCATCTCTACCGCGCGGGCGACCCGTTTCATTCATTATTTGTAATTAAAAGCGGGTTTTTCAAGGTTTTCGACCTGGACGCAGAAGGCCAGGAAAAAACCACCGGTTTTTATATGGCAGGCGAACTCCTCGGCATCGAGGCGATCAGCGCCAATCGCTTTAACTACAACGCCATGGCGCTGGAAGACTGTGCCGTGTGCGAGATCCCGTTCCACGACCTGGAAAAGCTGAGCATCACCATCCCGGCGTTGTCACATCAGCTCCACAGGCTGATGAGCCGCGAAATCATTGCGGAACAGAAGCATATCCTGATGCTCGGCACCATGAAGGCAATACAGCGCCTGGCGGCTTTTCTGTGCAATTTATCCCAGCGCTTCGGTGCGCGCGGCTACTCCCCTACGCATTTTTATTTACGCATGAGCCGCGAGGAGATCGGAAGTTATCTGGGGCTATCGATTGAAACCATCAGCCGCCTTTTGAGCAAGTTTCAGGAGGAAGGACTCATCAGTGTGCATAGCCGGGACATCGAGATCAGGGACTTGGCGGGGCTGAAAGCTCTGGTTGCCAATCCGGCATAA
- a CDS encoding TatD family hydrolase: MPALLVDSHCHLDRLDLAAIGGDMDAVMQTAREHGIGHMLCVSIDMESYPAMLSLVKQYDHVFASVGVHPNEREGREPSMEELITLAQDSKIVAIGETGLDYFRNEGDLEWQHERFRRHIAAAKITGKPLIVHTREAKQDTLRLLREEGADQVGGVMHCFTEDWETARQAMDLNFYISFSGIVTFNSARELKEVAARMPADRILVETDSPYLAPIPYRGKTNQPAYTRFVAEQIAALRGVSLEEITEITTANFFNLFRQAR, from the coding sequence ATGCCCGCCTTACTCGTTGACTCCCACTGCCACCTCGACCGCCTCGACCTCGCCGCCATTGGCGGCGACATGGACGCGGTGATGCAAACCGCGCGCGAGCACGGCATCGGGCATATGTTGTGCGTCTCCATCGACATGGAAAGCTATCCGGCCATGCTGTCGCTGGTGAAACAGTACGATCACGTATTCGCCTCAGTGGGCGTCCACCCCAATGAGCGGGAGGGCCGTGAACCCAGTATGGAGGAGCTGATTACGCTGGCGCAGGATTCTAAAATCGTCGCCATCGGTGAAACCGGCTTGGACTATTTCCGCAATGAAGGCGACCTCGAATGGCAGCATGAGCGCTTCCGCCGCCACATCGCCGCCGCGAAAATAACCGGCAAGCCATTGATAGTGCATACCCGCGAAGCCAAGCAGGACACCCTGCGCCTGCTGCGCGAGGAAGGCGCCGATCAGGTGGGCGGCGTGATGCATTGCTTCACGGAGGATTGGGAGACCGCCCGGCAGGCGATGGACCTGAATTTTTACATCTCATTTTCAGGCATCGTGACATTCAACAGCGCCCGGGAACTCAAAGAAGTCGCCGCGCGCATGCCTGCTGACCGGATACTGGTGGAAACCGACTCCCCCTACCTCGCCCCCATCCCCTACCGCGGCAAGACCAACCAGCCCGCCTACACGCGCTTCGTAGCCGAACAAATCGCCGCGCTGCGCGGCGTGTCGCTAGAGGAAATTACGGAGATCACCACGGCCAACTTCTTTAATTTGTTCAGGCAGGCAAGATAA
- a CDS encoding PilZ domain-containing protein, producing the protein MAEEESSSTTPAAQRQGILSLAIKDKNALYASYMQYVKNGGLFIPTNKPYKIGDEVFLLLTLMEETEKIPVAGRVAWITPKGAQGNRIAGIGVQFGSDPESDLARKKIETYLAGTLTSGRPTHTM; encoded by the coding sequence ATGGCTGAAGAAGAAAGCTCAAGCACCACCCCGGCAGCCCAGCGGCAAGGCATACTGTCGCTTGCAATAAAGGACAAAAACGCCTTATATGCCTCTTACATGCAGTATGTCAAAAACGGCGGGCTGTTTATTCCCACCAACAAACCCTACAAGATCGGCGACGAAGTCTTCCTGCTGCTCACGCTCATGGAAGAGACAGAAAAAATTCCGGTAGCAGGGCGCGTCGCCTGGATCACCCCCAAAGGCGCACAAGGCAACCGGATTGCAGGGATAGGCGTGCAATTCGGCAGCGATCCAGAGAGCGATCTGGCGCGCAAGAAGATCGAAACCTACCTGGCGGGGACGCTGACATCGGGACGCCCTACGCATACCATGTGA